In the genome of Natranaerobius trueperi, one region contains:
- a CDS encoding metallophosphoesterase family protein — MSKMNTKTAQMVKLFLISVVTGLTFVSLLSTSTYNLGPFMIEAELKIIDHGLTTIDLSPIGEVSAETHSSPVKLNVNLESMDLDKLTKLVMSPPKEDLVLEFENQIHSIIRSFSIKLIVLGGAGGFFGTLISGYRNRDKLLFGTLFPTLVIIALLLLTFFTYDVNAFENPEFDGVLEAYPWVMGVVDDSLRALDDVSLQLQTLSENLFMFFEKVRDLEGLGAIEGDHKVLHVSDIHNNPASLDLVAQIVRNFQVDMIIDTGDITDYGSPLEAELASRISGFNVPYVFISGNHDSPQVIKRLESVENVHAINNKEIIEVLDFKIAGIEDPSADSTAMTVPDESFLDDYAIRLEQLIEEKGVEPDILGVHHPHIAEHFREDIPIILTGHTHRPDVDKEEGELIVNAGTTGAAGIRGLEGGADIPYSMAVLHFNRDKKPVAIDLIKVRHLESGYRIERFVVEEYLR; from the coding sequence ATGTCTAAGATGAACACTAAAACAGCGCAAATGGTCAAACTCTTTCTTATATCAGTAGTGACGGGACTAACCTTTGTATCTCTTTTAAGTACTTCTACATATAATTTAGGACCTTTTATGATAGAAGCGGAATTAAAGATTATTGATCATGGTTTAACAACAATTGATTTATCACCAATAGGTGAAGTAAGTGCAGAGACTCATAGTTCACCTGTTAAATTAAATGTTAATTTAGAAAGTATGGATTTAGATAAATTAACTAAATTAGTTATGTCTCCACCAAAAGAAGACCTTGTTTTGGAGTTTGAGAATCAAATCCACTCAATTATAAGATCTTTTTCTATTAAATTAATTGTATTAGGGGGCGCTGGTGGATTTTTTGGTACACTAATAAGTGGTTATAGGAATCGCGATAAATTGTTATTTGGAACATTGTTTCCAACCTTAGTTATAATAGCTCTTTTATTATTAACTTTTTTTACTTATGATGTAAATGCTTTTGAAAACCCTGAATTTGATGGAGTGTTAGAAGCTTATCCTTGGGTGATGGGTGTGGTAGATGATAGTCTTCGTGCTTTAGATGATGTTAGCTTACAGCTTCAAACTCTTTCAGAAAATTTGTTTATGTTTTTTGAAAAAGTACGAGATTTAGAAGGATTAGGTGCAATTGAAGGAGACCACAAAGTATTACACGTTTCTGATATTCATAATAATCCTGCTAGTTTAGATCTAGTGGCTCAAATAGTGAGAAACTTTCAAGTAGATATGATTATAGATACAGGGGATATTACTGATTATGGTTCACCTCTTGAAGCTGAATTAGCTTCTCGAATTTCAGGATTTAATGTACCATATGTTTTTATTTCTGGTAATCATGATTCACCACAAGTTATTAAGCGACTGGAGTCAGTTGAAAATGTTCATGCTATTAATAATAAAGAGATAATTGAAGTATTAGATTTTAAAATTGCTGGAATAGAAGATCCATCAGCAGACTCTACAGCAATGACAGTGCCAGATGAAAGTTTTTTAGATGACTATGCTATAAGATTAGAACAATTAATTGAAGAAAAAGGTGTTGAGCCTGATATATTGGGTGTTCATCACCCGCATATAGCAGAACATTTTAGAGAAGACATCCCGATTATTTTAACAGGTCATACACATCGTCCTGATGTGGATAAAGAGGAAGGAGAGTTAATAGTTAATGCAGGAACAACTGGAGCTGCTGGAATTCGTGGTCTAGAAGGGGGGGCAGATATCCCATACAGCATGGCAGTTTTACATTTTAACCGAGATAAAAAACCTGTGGCTATTGATTTAATAAAAGTTAGACATTTAGAATCAGGGTATAGAATAGAAAGGTTTGTAGTTGAAGAATATTTACGATAA